From Blastochloris viridis, one genomic window encodes:
- a CDS encoding class I SAM-dependent DNA methyltransferase, with protein MFRSSGDPLADRRYNLALDYRRDGDLAAAADLLAQTVEIAPGWAAAWFALGEANQILGVREAAANAFRHARDADPGDELGAGLWLARLGDREVADAMASGYVEQLFDQYAPEFDHALVDRLGYNGPQLLAAALTSLRGGDFRVRRCLDLGCGTGLIGAALRPHCATLIGIDLSAGMLAQAKRRGCYDALVRADLLAALTLEPAAAADLIVAADTMVYVGELGPVLAQVARVLEPGGLFAATLERCEAGVELHLSLRYRHGADYLRERADAAGLEIAYLAEASARQDGGVPVPGLVAVLAKPETASPETATS; from the coding sequence GTGTTCCGCTCCTCCGGCGATCCCCTGGCCGACCGCCGGTACAATCTCGCTTTGGACTATCGCCGCGACGGCGACCTCGCCGCCGCCGCCGACCTTCTCGCCCAGACCGTGGAAATCGCGCCGGGCTGGGCCGCGGCTTGGTTTGCGCTGGGCGAGGCGAACCAGATCCTCGGCGTGCGCGAGGCCGCTGCCAACGCGTTCCGCCACGCGCGCGACGCCGATCCGGGCGACGAGCTCGGCGCCGGGCTGTGGCTGGCGCGGCTCGGCGACCGCGAGGTCGCCGACGCCATGGCGTCGGGTTACGTCGAGCAGCTGTTCGACCAGTACGCGCCGGAGTTCGACCACGCTTTGGTCGACCGGCTCGGCTACAACGGGCCGCAGTTGCTGGCGGCGGCGCTGACCTCGCTGCGCGGCGGCGACTTCCGTGTCCGCCGCTGCCTCGACCTCGGCTGCGGCACCGGGCTGATCGGCGCCGCGCTGCGGCCGCACTGCGCAACGCTGATCGGCATCGACCTCTCGGCCGGCATGCTGGCGCAGGCGAAACGGCGGGGCTGCTACGACGCGCTGGTGCGCGCCGACCTGCTCGCCGCGCTGACGCTGGAGCCGGCCGCGGCGGCCGACCTGATCGTCGCCGCCGACACCATGGTCTATGTCGGCGAACTCGGCCCGGTGCTGGCGCAGGTGGCGCGGGTGCTGGAGCCGGGGGGCCTGTTCGCCGCCACCCTGGAGCGCTGCGAGGCCGGGGTCGAGCTGCACCTGAGCCTGCGCTACCGCCACGGCGCCGACTATCTGCGCGAACGCGCCGATGCCGCCGGGCTCGAGATCGCCTATCTCGCCGAGGCCTCGGCGCGGCAGGACGGCGGCGTGCCGGTGCCGGGCCTGGTCGCGGTGCTGGCCAAACCGGAAACCGCCAGCCCGGAGACGGCGACGTCGTAG
- a CDS encoding quinone-dependent dihydroorotate dehydrogenase, with the protein MIGFLDRLTRPVLSTLDPELVHALIIATLKWLPLPAPADDPRLAVNVFGLAFPNPVGAAAGIDKNAEVPDALLRLGFGFVEAGAVTPRPQPGNLRPRFFRLDPDRALINRFGFNNQGAEAVRAHLAARAGKGGVVGLNLGANKDSADRAADYVALIAAFAPVTSYFTLNISSPNTPGLRDLQEASALDDLVARCVAARDATTPRRPLLLKIAPDLDLAALDAIVEVAKRRGLDGMVVSNTTVARPATLTGARAGESGGLSGRPLFEPSTRMLAETFVRVGGAFPLVGVGGVDSAETAWAKIAAGASLVQLYSGFIFKGLSLMDEIKAGLIGKLSQGGYASIADAVGCGVADWTGRA; encoded by the coding sequence ATGATCGGCTTTCTCGACCGCCTGACCCGCCCGGTGCTGAGCACGCTCGACCCCGAACTGGTGCACGCCCTCATCATCGCCACGCTGAAATGGCTGCCGCTGCCGGCGCCGGCCGACGACCCGCGTCTCGCCGTCAACGTGTTCGGCCTTGCCTTCCCAAACCCGGTCGGCGCCGCGGCGGGCATCGACAAGAACGCCGAGGTGCCCGACGCCCTGCTGAGGCTCGGCTTCGGCTTCGTCGAGGCCGGCGCGGTGACGCCGCGGCCGCAGCCCGGCAACCTGCGGCCGCGCTTTTTCCGGCTCGACCCCGACCGCGCCCTGATCAACCGGTTCGGCTTCAACAACCAGGGCGCCGAGGCGGTGCGGGCGCACCTCGCCGCCCGCGCCGGCAAGGGCGGCGTGGTCGGACTCAACCTCGGCGCCAACAAAGACTCGGCCGACCGCGCCGCCGACTATGTCGCGCTGATCGCGGCATTCGCGCCGGTGACCAGCTATTTCACCCTCAACATCTCCTCGCCCAACACGCCGGGACTTCGCGACCTGCAGGAAGCCTCGGCGCTGGACGATCTGGTTGCGCGCTGTGTCGCGGCGCGCGACGCCACCACGCCGCGCCGGCCGCTGCTGCTGAAGATCGCGCCCGACCTCGACCTCGCCGCGCTGGACGCCATCGTCGAGGTCGCCAAGCGGCGCGGGCTCGACGGCATGGTGGTGTCGAACACCACGGTGGCGCGGCCGGCGACGCTGACGGGTGCCCGCGCCGGGGAGAGCGGCGGGCTGTCGGGCCGGCCGCTGTTCGAGCCCTCGACCCGGATGCTGGCGGAAACCTTCGTCCGGGTCGGCGGCGCCTTTCCGCTGGTCGGCGTCGGCGGCGTCGACTCCGCCGAGACGGCCTGGGCCAAGATCGCCGCCGGCGCCAGTTTGGTGCAGCTCTACAGCGGCTTCATCTTCAAGGGGTTGAGCCTGATGGACGAGATCAAGGCCGGCCTGATCGGCAAGCTGAGCCAGGGTGGCTATGCCAGCATCGCCGATGCGGTGGGCTGCGGCGTTGCCGACTGGACCGGCCGGGCCTAA
- a CDS encoding DUF6460 domain-containing protein, with protein sequence MTNPDPASPPPDWREPSAVDRFFGGPPVWVALRLLMLSLVVGVILSVIGLDPFNIIQSLVDFVRWIIHRIENVFHLGFDTVEWIVRYVLLGAAVVVPIWLIVRFAKMNER encoded by the coding sequence ATGACGAACCCCGACCCCGCGTCCCCGCCGCCGGACTGGCGCGAGCCCTCCGCCGTCGACCGCTTTTTCGGCGGGCCGCCGGTGTGGGTGGCGCTGCGGCTGTTGATGCTGTCGCTGGTGGTCGGGGTGATTTTGTCGGTGATCGGGCTCGACCCGTTCAACATCATCCAGTCGCTGGTCGATTTCGTGCGCTGGATCATTCACCGCATCGAGAACGTCTTCCACCTCGGCTTCGACACCGTCGAGTGGATCGTCCGCTACGTTCTGCTCGGCGCTGCCGTGGTGGTGCCGATCTGGCTGATCGTCCGCTTCGCCAAGATGAACGAGCGCTGA